Proteins co-encoded in one Alphaproteobacteria bacterium GM7ARS4 genomic window:
- the ilvD gene encoding dihydroxy-acid dehydratase, which produces MTKAYRSRTTTHGRHMAGARGLWRATGMRDEDFEKPIIAVANSFTQFVPGHVHLKDVGQLVCDAIAKAGGVGREFNSIAVDDGIAMGHDGMLYSLPSREIIADSVEYMANAHCADALVCISNCDKITPGMFMAAMRLNIPAIFVSGGPMEAGEATIQGEKKALDLVDAMVQAANPDTSDDDVLAYERSACPTCGSCSGMFTANSMNCLTEAIGLALPGNGSLLATHVEREKLFIQAGHRIVELAKQFYEQNNQNALPRAIASYQAFQNAMSLDIAMGGSTNTVLHLLAAAYEGECPFTIKDIDRLSRAVPNLCKIAPSSDYHMEDFHRAGGVYAVLGRLQEKNLLHTHVPTVHSETLLHALQQWDIDQSHDDHCKRFYLAAPGRVPTQQAFSQDKRYNALDQDRKTGCIRHSDHAYSKDGGLAVLTGNIATEGCIVKTAGVDEELFTFEGPAHIFESQESAVNGILNDDVQAGAVIVIRYEGPKGGPGMQEMLYPTSYLKSKNLGRSCALITDGRFSGGTSGLSIGHISPEAAEGGNLALIEQGDRIIIDIPQRLITLDISDKEMQQRREKMHARNDGGWKPVHARPRKVSDALKAYAALTTSASYGAVRSTDTIHALLHKTQP; this is translated from the coding sequence ATGACAAAAGCCTATCGCTCACGCACAACGACTCATGGGCGTCACATGGCGGGGGCGCGCGGGCTGTGGCGGGCAACAGGCATGCGTGACGAGGATTTCGAAAAACCCATTATCGCCGTTGCCAATTCCTTTACCCAATTCGTGCCAGGCCACGTCCATCTCAAGGACGTAGGACAATTGGTCTGTGACGCCATCGCCAAAGCAGGAGGCGTAGGGCGAGAATTCAACAGCATTGCCGTCGATGATGGCATCGCTATGGGCCATGATGGTATGCTCTACTCTCTCCCTTCGCGAGAAATTATTGCTGACTCCGTAGAGTATATGGCGAACGCCCATTGTGCCGATGCTCTTGTCTGCATATCCAATTGCGACAAAATCACCCCTGGCATGTTCATGGCGGCCATGCGCCTCAATATCCCCGCCATCTTCGTCTCTGGCGGGCCTATGGAAGCTGGCGAAGCGACAATCCAAGGCGAAAAGAAGGCCCTTGACCTCGTCGATGCGATGGTGCAAGCCGCCAATCCCGACACGAGCGACGACGATGTGCTGGCTTATGAACGTAGCGCATGCCCTACATGTGGCTCATGCTCTGGCATGTTTACCGCCAATTCCATGAATTGCCTCACGGAAGCCATTGGCCTTGCGTTACCCGGCAATGGGAGTCTCTTGGCGACCCATGTGGAGCGCGAAAAGCTCTTCATTCAAGCGGGACATCGTATCGTAGAATTGGCAAAGCAATTCTACGAACAGAACAATCAAAACGCCCTTCCCCGCGCCATCGCCAGCTATCAGGCTTTCCAGAATGCCATGTCCCTCGACATCGCCATGGGAGGCTCAACCAACACCGTTCTCCATCTTCTCGCCGCTGCCTATGAAGGTGAGTGCCCCTTTACCATCAAAGACATCGACAGATTGTCGCGCGCCGTCCCCAATCTGTGCAAAATCGCCCCCAGTTCTGACTATCACATGGAAGATTTCCATCGCGCCGGCGGCGTCTATGCCGTCCTCGGACGACTACAAGAGAAAAACCTTCTCCATACCCACGTCCCGACCGTCCATAGTGAGACACTTTTGCATGCTCTTCAACAATGGGATATTGACCAAAGCCATGACGACCACTGCAAGCGATTCTATCTTGCCGCGCCGGGGCGCGTACCCACGCAACAAGCCTTCTCCCAAGATAAACGCTACAACGCCCTCGACCAAGATAGAAAAACAGGATGCATACGCCATAGCGACCACGCCTATAGCAAAGATGGCGGGCTTGCCGTGCTCACAGGAAATATCGCCACAGAAGGATGTATTGTGAAAACAGCCGGTGTCGATGAAGAGCTCTTTACCTTTGAAGGACCAGCCCATATCTTCGAAAGCCAAGAGAGCGCCGTCAATGGTATCCTCAATGATGACGTCCAAGCAGGCGCCGTCATCGTCATACGCTATGAAGGGCCAAAAGGAGGACCGGGCATGCAAGAAATGCTCTACCCCACGAGCTACCTAAAATCAAAGAACCTTGGCCGTTCATGCGCACTCATCACCGATGGGCGATTCTCAGGAGGGACATCAGGCCTCTCCATAGGGCATATATCACCAGAAGCCGCTGAGGGGGGAAACCTCGCCCTCATCGAGCAAGGCGACCGTATTATCATTGACATTCCCCAACGTCTCATCACGCTCGATATATCCGACAAAGAAATGCAACAAAGGCGAGAAAAAATGCACGCACGTAACGATGGAGGGTGGAAACCTGTCCACGCACGTCCCCGCAAGGTCAGTGACGCCCTCAAAGCTTATGCTGCCCTCACCACATCGGCATCCTATGGAGCAGTGCGGTCAACAGATACCATACACGCCTTACTCCATAAAACACAGCCATAG
- a CDS encoding alpha/beta fold hydrolase — translation MTALSLSSFLFLHGLGDNAQCFEDAQTMRFFQGAPCLIPNLPAHGIAHGIRQRKKRHSKGDMVYGDIEAYQGPYTLVAVARWLSTSLQRHGHTHIHIVAHSMGGAIALLMAQRALQKKDGITIGSLICAEGNLSPHDGKLISRRAASYEREDFIHRRFPRLLERACTSDNPSTRRWGMALKETRADAFHAYAQSTTRWSSSGQLYAFYKMMSSPTLYLYGAESEIEDNTRRLRHDGMPLHAIEGAGHFMMFEQRTLFWQAVMAFYQEHGISSHHSL, via the coding sequence GTGACGGCATTGTCCTTGTCTTCCTTCCTCTTTCTCCATGGATTAGGTGACAACGCTCAGTGCTTCGAGGACGCACAAACCATGCGTTTCTTTCAAGGCGCGCCATGCCTTATACCGAACCTCCCCGCCCATGGCATTGCTCATGGCATTCGTCAACGGAAAAAGAGACACAGCAAAGGGGACATGGTCTATGGAGACATCGAAGCCTATCAGGGACCCTATACCCTTGTGGCGGTGGCGCGCTGGCTCAGCACAAGCCTGCAAAGACACGGACATACCCATATCCATATCGTCGCCCACTCTATGGGAGGCGCTATCGCTCTGCTCATGGCACAGCGCGCCTTACAAAAAAAGGATGGTATCACCATTGGCTCTCTCATTTGCGCTGAAGGCAATCTATCACCCCATGATGGCAAGCTCATCAGCAGGCGAGCGGCATCCTACGAGAGAGAGGACTTTATCCATAGGCGTTTTCCACGCCTCTTAGAACGCGCATGCACGTCAGACAACCCATCCACAAGGCGATGGGGAATGGCGCTGAAAGAAACGCGCGCGGACGCCTTTCACGCCTACGCCCAATCCACGACAAGATGGTCGTCAAGCGGACAGCTCTATGCCTTCTATAAGATGATGTCCAGCCCAACACTCTATCTCTATGGCGCTGAATCGGAGATAGAAGACAATACGCGCCGCCTACGCCATGACGGCATGCCCTTACATGCCATCGAAGGCGCAGGGCACTTTATGATGTTCGAACAACGCACCCTTTTTTGGCAGGCGGTGATGGCATTTTATCAAGAGCATGGCATTTCCTCCCATCATAGCTTATAG